A single genomic interval of Hydractinia symbiolongicarpus strain clone_291-10 chromosome 8, HSymV2.1, whole genome shotgun sequence harbors:
- the LOC130654325 gene encoding uncharacterized protein LOC130654325, translating into MLVSIPNLDFGNDFLVAEEDDQQIVDVPETVPNPGFHGDNIVNLESGIVPDHQNDNNPNFEFEAGTNHHDNSVINLVFEGNPNQVDNLVDTTVDLSSHASSSHANLEPDSNEVNLVLSDEIKTIKVHRLRLKEDMINGFKQIMENDKIKFTIIDPRGEEESGVGIGVDRDLYTSFWMEVADSLCIGTSERVPFISHDLYFEEWESIGKILKHGYTKTGYFPIFLAKAFVTYCLFGDTPLSNDLLMESFLNFVSPMDASLLKEALKTTNHGIHKDKDFIDLLDRYNCRSSVNPLNVYGVVLELAQQEIIQKPFIMVCSWAKTLQCLKEYEEFSSIYFLKNFYDAVTLSTKKVIKLFVADPKTEGQRCCYKYVLQYVRGLDNTDLVKLLQFLTGSDIILCRKIDVSFVETGENAARKPIAHTCALFGTAVFVPQFL; encoded by the exons ATGTTAGTTTCCATTCCTAATTTGGATTTTGGAAATGACTTTTTGGTTGCAGAAGAAGATGATCAGCAGATTGTTGACGTTCCTG aaactgtACCAAATCCTGGTTTCCATGGTGATAACATAGTCAATTTGGAATCTGGAATTGTACCTGACCATCAAAACGATAATAATCCCAATTTTGAATTTGAAGCTGGTACAAATCATCATGATAATTCTGTCATCAATTTGGTATTTGAAGGTAACCCTAACCAAGTTGATAACCTCGTAGATACAACTGTGGATTTGTCATCCCACGCTAGCTCTAGCCACGCTAACTTGGAACCAGATAGCAACGAAGTAAATTTGGTTCTTTCTGATGAAATTAAAACTATCAAAGTTCATAGGTTGCGCTTGAAGGAAGATATGATCAACGGCTTCAAACAAATAATGGAAAACGATAAAATAAAGTTCACAATTATTGATCCACGAGGAGAAGAAGAAAGTGGCGTTGGTATTGGAGTTGACAGAGATTTGTATACATCTTTTTGGATGGAGGTTGCTGATTCTCTCTGTATTGGAACATCTGAAAGGGTACCTTTCATAAGTCATGATTTGTACTTTGAGGAATGGGAATCAATTGGAAAAATACTGAAACATGGATACACCAAAACTGgatattttccaatttttttagcCAAAGCTTTTGTTACGTATTGTTTATTTGGGGACACACCGCTCTCTAATGATCTGCTCATGgaatcttttttaaactttgtgtCACCAATGGATGCATCATTATTAAAAGAAGCCCTGAAAACCACTAATCATGGAATACACAAGGACAAGGATTTCATAGATCTTCTAGACCGCTACAACTGTAGATCCAGTGTTAATCCACTCAATGTTTATGGAGTTGTTCTTGAACTTGCACAGCAAGAAATAATACAAAAACCGTTCATCATGGTTTGCAGTTGGGCGAAAACACTACAATGTTTGAAAGAATATGAAGAATTTTCATCAATATATTTCTTGAAAAACTTTTACGATGCTGTTACACTTTCTaccaaaaaagttataaaactaTTCGTTGCAGATCCGAAGACAGAAGGTCAACGATGTTGTTACAAATATGTGCTTCAATATGTTCGTGGGCTTGACAATACTGATCTTGTGAAATTGTTGCAATTTTTGACAGGCTCAGACATAATTTTATGTAGAAAAATAGATGTGTCATTTGTTGAAACGGGTGAAAATGCTGCCAGAAAACCAATTGCGCATACGTGTGCTCTTTTTGGAACTGCCGTATTCGTACCGCAATTTTTGTGA
- the LOC130653791 gene encoding uncharacterized protein LOC130653791, with the protein MLKYVTEHFTDDIGVWQPRYGGTFIFSEKIPKGLIIDVRRRNLIDRESQKQRDTDIEIIKIAAEIIREEIRNMPFTYPIWPPTERSILSEIFEHFEHWLVQHGKNLNDYILTEEFQTCLKEVSFQSFQDVTGLEGLFELMEEYERDIKQAGKTALYWLSFMEMMDVLFGFIRGLKIGNWELHLDATRQMLPWFFAYDRPNYSRYCTFYVMEMLRLPETHPGICKEFT; encoded by the exons ATGTTGAAATATGTTACGGAACATTTCACCGATGATATCGGAGTTTGGCAACCTCGGTATGGAGGGACatttattttttctgaaaaaataccTAAGGGGCTTATAATTGATGTACGGCGACGGAATCTTATTGATCGTGAAAGCCAAAAGCAACGTGATACTGACattgaaattatcaaaataGCAGCTGAAATAATAAGAGAAGAGATCAGAAACATGCCGTTCACATATCCTATTTGGCCACCGACAGAAAGAAGCATACTATCCGAAA TTTTTGAACATTTTGAACACTGGTTAGTACAGCATGGTAAAAATCTCAATGACTACATTTTAACGGAGGAGTTCCAAACTTGCTTAAAAGAG GTTTCATTTCAATCTTTCCAAGATGTGACTGGCCTTGAAGGTCTGTTTGAACTGATGGAAGAGTACGAACGTGATATTAAACAAGCAGGTAAAACAGCATTGTATTGGTTGTCTTTCATGGAGATGATGGACGTGTTGTTTGGATTTATACGAGGTTTAAAAATTGGTAACTGGGAATTGCACCTAGACGCAACACGCCAAATGCTGCCATGGTTTTTTGCATACGACCGTCCCAATTATTCCCGCTATTGTACATTCTATGTCATGGAGATGCTGCGCTTGCCAGAAACACATCCCGGAATATGTAAGGAATTCACGTAA
- the LOC130653792 gene encoding uncharacterized protein LOC130653792 — MIAEKRKINISVASSWVRTKICFALIHACLLCLRGSRGIYKRIEMGDDIVLSELSSCINIVKFLVTNHADDIWEEGLKKSKQEVKCIIHNNNYKKETKLRAFTEKSAEKVKIASEIRNDENVTDLVSGDLSDLKFHQKCLDAYVHPKTLATIQKKKEKAEASDDETGDVNDIEEQQPTSTIRMSQRKRGRTGQSLAKQDECCICQKRKTSTTGSGYEKLSKCITESSALTLQTAALQNGANDELIGYISGRDWTGIVALELRYHVTCYRAFTKPVKTPSAITQVDKEALQHTFDFVELHALNKCEVLLTFITSIP; from the exons ATGATCGCCGAAAaacgtaaaataaatatttctgttgCATCATCTTGGGTCAGAACTAAGATTTGTTTTGCTTTAATTCATGCTTGTTTGCTTTGTTTGAGAGGTTCGAGAGGGATTTATAAAAGAATCGAAATGGGGGATGATATTGTTTTGAGTGAGTTGTCAAGTTGTATCAA TATTGTgaaattccttgtaacaaaccatgcggacgatatTTGGGAAGAAGGA CTAAAAAAAAGTAAGCAAGAAGTGAAATGTATTATACACAACAACAATTACAAGAAAGAAACAAAGTTAAGAGCATTCACAGAAAAATCAGCCGAAAAAGTGAAAATAGCAAG TGAAATTCGAAATGATGAAAATGTCACTGATTTAGTGAGCGGCGATCTttccgatttgaaatttcatcaGAAATGTTTAGATGCGTATGTCCACCCAAAAACATTAGCTaccatacaaaagaaaaaagaaaaagctgaAGCAAGCGACGATGAAACGGGAGATGTTAACGACATAGAAGAACAACAACCAACTTCAACTATCCGAATGTCACAGAGAAAGAGAGGCAGAACAG GTCAATCACTTGCCAAGCAAGATGAGTGCTGTATCtgccaaaaaagaaaaacgagTACAACAGGTAGTGGCTACGAAAAACTCAGCAAGTGTATAACGGAAAGTTCTGCTCTCACGCTACAGACTGCAGCCCTACAAAATGGGGCAAATGATGAGTTGATAGGATATATTTCTGGTCGCGATTGGACGGGAATAGTTGCACTTGAATTGCGATATCATGTAACATGCTATCGAGCTTTCACCAAGCCCGTTAAAACACCTTCTGCAATCACTCAAGTAGACAAAGAGGCATTGCAGCATACTTTCGACTTTGTTGAGCTACATGCTCTAAATAAATGCGAAGTGCTATTGACATTTATAACAAGCATTCCGTAA
- the LOC130654324 gene encoding kelch-like protein 5: MDEASVDRVIHRSEIYRQEAFKKMALFRDRNQFTDIVLVAGTKRIPAHKVIISSLCDYFNAMFTSELSETHQQVVTINNVDPEALEALISYAYTSELEIRVDNVENLLASACLLQVNGVKNACCEFMKSQLHPSNCLGIRAFADAHGCEQLFNIANNYAKDNFGEVFKNQEFLLLNSEQLNEILCSDGLNVLKEEEVFYALMSWLQHDMENRKSQLFEILPSIRLSLLSPQFLVDEVEPAVKNDEKCKDLLLETMKYHLLPERRLEPQRLNHRARKGTIGVIYAVGGIDAVKGAATGIEEFNPRTNTWTQVTTMETRRLQFGVAVVNNKLYVTGGRDGLMTLNNVECFDPKFDKWETLTPMLTHRHGLGVAVLAGPIYAVGGHDGWSYLNTVERYDSQTLQWSFVAPMNTPRSTVGVSVLENKLYAIGGRDGSSCLNSVEVYDPHTNRWSLAAPMVKRRGGVGVAVLRGYLYAAGGHDAPASSDSSKQFSSVERYDPRSDQWCLISSMKNCRDAVGMTALGDRLYSVGGYDGLTYLDAVEAYDPDTDEWESVASLAHPRAGACVVPVKLT; this comes from the exons ATGGATGAAGCATCAGTAGACCGTGTTATTCATCGGTCGGAGATATACAGGCAAGAAGCTTTCAAAAAAATGGCTCTTTTTAGAGATCGTAATCAGTTTACCGACATCGTACTTGTAGCTGGAACGAAGAGAATTCCTGCGCACAAAGTCATCATATCATCACTTTGTGATTACTTTAACGCTATGTTTACAAGCGAACTTTCTGAAACACACCAACAAGTTGTAACAATAAATAATGTTGATCCTGAAGCTTTAGAAGCTCTTATCTCGTATGCATACACCTCTGAACTAGAAATCAGAGTCGATAACGTGGAGAATCTATTAGCTTCAGCATGCCTTTTACAAGTTAATGGTGTAAAAAATGCTTGCTGCGAATTTATGAAAAGTCAACTACATCCTTCTAACTGTTTAGGAATCCGCGCTTTTGCCGATGCACATGGATGTGAACAGCTATTTAACATTGCTAATAACTATGCGAAGGATAATTTTGGCGAGGTTTTTAAGAACCAGGAGTTTCTGTTATTAAATTCTGAACAATTAAACGAAATTTTATGTAGTGATGGTCTGAATGTTTTAAAGGAAGAAGAAGTATTTTATGCACTAATGTCATGGCTTCAACATGATATGGAGAATAGAAAATCACAATTATTTGAGATATTGCCATCAATACGTTTATCATTGTTGTCACCTCAATTTTTAGTGGACGAAGTGGAGCCAGCTGTAAAGAACGACGAAAAATGTAAAGATTTGTTATTAGAAACAATGAAATATCATTTATTGCCAGAAAGAAGATTAGAACCACAAAGACTAAACCATCGTGCTAGGAAAGGAACGATCGGGGTCATATACGCAGTTGGAG gtaTTGATGCTGTAAAAGGTGCCGCAACAGGGATTGAAGAGTTCAACCCTAGGACAAACACATGGACACAAGTGACTACAATGGAAACACGGCGTTTACAGTTTGGAGTTGCTGTTGTTAACAATAAATTATATGTAACAG GTGGTCGGGATGGACTCATGACTCTCAATAACGTTGAATGCTTTGATCCAAAATTTGACAAGTGGGAAACACTCACTCCCATGCTAACACATCGTCATGGACTTGGTGTTGCTGTGTTGGCTGGGCCCATTTATGCTGTTGGCGGGCATGATGGCTGGTCTTATCTGAACACTGTTGAaag gtaTGATTCCCAAACATTACAATGGAGTTTCGTTGCTCCCATGAATACTCCTCGAAGTACTGTTGGTGTTTCAGTTCTTGAAAACAAATTGTACGCTATAGGTGGAAGAGATGGTTCGTCTTGTCTAAATTCTGTTGAAGTATACGATCCGCACACTAATCGTTGGAGCTTAGCTGCGCCGATGGTGAAACGTAGAGGAG GTGTTGGTGTAGCTGTACTTCGCGGCTACTTATACGCTGCAGGAGGACACGATGCTCCTGCGAGCTCTGATTCATCAAAACAATTCTCTTCTGTGGAAAGATACGATCCACGAAGTGACCAATGGTGTTTGATATCTTCCATGAAAAACTGTCGCGATGCTGTTGGAATGACAGCGTTGGGTGATCGTTTATATTCAGTAGGTGGTTATGACGGACTCACTTATTTGGATGCTGTAGAAGCGTATGATCCCGACACTGATGAATGGGAATCAGTCGCTTCATTAGCTCATCCACGAGCAGGTGCATGTGTTGTACCTGTTAAACTAACGTAA